In the Topomyia yanbarensis strain Yona2022 chromosome 3, ASM3024719v1, whole genome shotgun sequence genome, one interval contains:
- the LOC131689236 gene encoding methyltransferase-like protein 25B produces MSFKFSEQFNFREYFRQCTGFLIQYMWIFENSNTKFVQAGVLDRLPNSWVCDLNSTTTKELNQIPLGYIKEGWSNEFKQFLSTLVFLAVSYERVNYSITKAPLLKGVSPKKLYEIENLTMVIAAMCTPDEILLDFGSGLGYLSQNLNLKHDFTVLAIEGDAYRVAASEQRQSKLFPKSTNNVKFIQHFITDTSFGYLSASASSLFPQMRHGKFTIVGLHACADLSPAAIKMFLLNESVTKLAIMPCCYHKLKPSDEGCSKFEHIPLSNQLRDVLKLGENFLGRPFLRLGCQQTCARWQLQTEAQHDSHGKTMFERSLVEAVLDEGQFVTAAKTPPDQLPVNAYKKYLLHNNSNPANVCSWTEEHIKRYKQLLNKYNNGAKLAEYLTCLQTCLQPICENVILLDRICYIREEADKRNITVRLNVVKLANDKLSPRCFIIKAEKIPHR; encoded by the exons ATGAGCTTCAAATTTAGTGAACAGTTCAATTTTAGAGAATATTTTAGGCAGTGTACTGGTTTTTTGATCCAATACATGTGGAtctttgagaattcaaataCAAAATTTGTGCAAGCCGGCGTTTTGGATCGACTTCCAAACTCGTGGGTTTGTGATCTGAACTCTACCACGACGAAAGAATTGAATCAGATACCTTTAGGATACATTAAAGAAGGTTGGAGCAATGAATTCAAACAATTCCTTAGTACTCTGGTATTTCTTGCGGTGTCGTATGAACGTGTTAATTACTCCATCACAAAAGCGCCCCTTTTGAAAGGTGTTAGTCCGAAAAAGTTGTACGAAATCGAAAACTTGACAATGGTGATAGCAGCAATGTGTACTCCAGACGAGATTCTCCTAGATTTCGGATCAGGGTTA GGTTACTTGAGCCAAAATTTAAATCTAAAGCACGACTTTACAGTACTCGCCATCGAGGGAGACGCCTACCGTGTTGCGGCAAGTGAACAGCGCCAATCGAAGCTATTCCCAAAATCAACCAATAATGTAAAGTTCATTCAACATTTTATAACGGATACCTCCTTTGGTTATTTAAGTGCTTCGGCCTCATCATTGTTTCCACAAATGCGTCACGGTAAATTCACCATAGTTGGCCTTCATGCGTGTGCGGATCTTTCTCCGGCGGCCATAAAGATGTTCTTATTGAATGAGTCGGTAACCAAACTAGCAATAATGCCATGTTGTTACCATAAACTAAAACCCTCGGATGAAGGATGTTCCAAGTTCGAACATATTCCCCTGAGCAATCAGCTCCGTGATGTTTTAAAGCTTGGCGAAAATTTCCTCGGTAGACCTTTTCTCCGTTTGGGTTGTCAGCAAACGTGTGCCAGATGGCAGCTGCAGACAGAAGCACAACATGACTCCCATGGAAAAACAATGTTTGAACGTAGTCTTGTCGAAGCGGTTCTTGACGAGGGACAATTTGTAACTGCTGCAAAAACACCTCCAGATCAGTTACCTGTTAAtgcatacaaaaaatatttactgCACAACAATTCAAACCCCGCAAACGTTTGCTCGTGGACAGAGGAACATATAAAACGCTATAAGCAGCTTTTGAATAAGTACAACAATGGCGCCAAACTAGCAGAGTATTTAACGTGCCTTCAAACATGTTTACAG CCCATATGTGAAAATGTCATTCTGCTGGATCGAATTTGCTACATTCGAGAAGAAGCAGACAAACGGAACATAACAGTACGTCTAAATGTGGTAAAGCTGGCCAATGACAAACTTTCACCACGTTGTTTTATTATCAAAGCTGAAAAGATTCCTCATCGATAA